A genomic window from Silene latifolia isolate original U9 population chromosome Y, ASM4854445v1, whole genome shotgun sequence includes:
- the LOC141630055 gene encoding uncharacterized protein LOC141630055 → MGLGEYKLVKDNVIIPSRESVSCHKLYKGVSMVVGQVDLPVNLLEFPIDGFEVIVRIDWLGKYEAKVDYRQKKVSLKGPKLIRVSYQKFVVKPKVKMIAAMTLKSCLRKECPMILFHVRDTRVEESSPIEISVVSEFNDVFSEEISGLHPNRDIDFRVEIKPGMRPISKALYRMGPKE, encoded by the coding sequence ATGGGTTTGGGGGAATATaagttggtaaaagataatgtgaTTATACCATCAAGAGAATCAGTGTCATGTCATAAGTTGTACAAAGGGGTGTCTATGGTAGTCGGGCAAGTGGACTTACCAGTTAATTTACTTGAGTTTCCTatagatgggtttgaggtcatagTTAGGAtagattggttgggtaagtatgaggcCAAGGTAGACTAtcgtcaaaagaaagtgtccttaaaagGTCCTAAGTTAATTAGAGTGTCATATCAGAAGTTTGTTGTAAAGCCTAAGGTAAAGATGATTGCagctatgactttaaagtcatgtttgaggaaggaGTGCCCTATGATCCTTTTCCATGTGAGGGATACTCGGGTAGAGGAGTCGTCACCAATAGAGATATCGGTGGTAAGTGAGTTCAATGATGTCTTTTCGGAAGAGATATCAGGGTTACATCCTAATAGAGACATTGATTTCCGTGTTGAGATTAAACCAGGGATGAgacctatatctaaggctctATACCGTATGGGACCAAAAGAGTAG